One stretch of Glycine soja cultivar W05 chromosome 7, ASM419377v2, whole genome shotgun sequence DNA includes these proteins:
- the LOC114419326 gene encoding pentatricopeptide repeat-containing protein At1g31430-like: MRWCSALIECSKLMKGTYISLLKSCKSMSQLKQIQAHIFCVGLQQDRDTLNKLMAFSMDSSLGDFNYANRIFNYIHDPSLFIYNLMIKAFVKSGSFRSAISLFQQLREHGVWPDNYTYPYVLKGIGCIGEVREGEKVHAFVVKTGLEFDPYVCNSFMDMYAELGLVEGFTQVFEEMPDRDAVSWNIMISGYVRCKRFEEAVDVYRRMWTESNEKPNEATVVSTLSACAVLRNLELGKEIHDYIASELDLTTIMGNALLDMYCKCGHVSVAREIFDAMTVKNVNCWTSMVTGYVICGQLDQARNLFERSPSRDIVLWTAMINGYVQFNRFEETIALFGEMQIRGVKPDKFIVVTLLTGCAQSGALEQGKWIHNYIDENRIKVDAVVGTALIEMYAKCGCIEKSFEIFNGLKEKDTTSWTSIICGLAMNGKPSEALELFKAMQTCGLKPDDITFVAVLSACSHAGLVEEGRKLFHSMSSMYHIEPNLEHYGCFIDLLGRAGLLQEAEELVKKLPAQNNEIIVPLYGALLSACRTYGNIDMGERLATALAKVKSSDSSLHTLLASIYASADRWEDVRKVRNKMKDLGIKKVPGYSAIEVDGKWQQRLSEGPFPFPDKNWSSCRG; encoded by the exons ATGAGGTGGTGTTCGGCACTGATTGAG TGTTCAAAACTAATGAAGGGAACATACATTTCTCTTCTCAAAAGCTGCAAATCCATGTCCCAATTGAAGCAAATTCAGGCCCACATATTCTGTGTTGGCCTTCAACAAGACAGAGACACCCTCAACAAGCTCATGGCCTTTTCTATGGACTCATCACTAGGGGATTTTAACTATGCAAACAGAATCTTCAACTACATTCATGACCCCTCTTTGTTTATCTACAACCTCATGATCAAGGCCTTTGTGAAAAGCGGTAGTTTTAGGAGTGCCATTTCTCTTTTTCAGCAGCTGAGGGAACATGGTGTGTGGCCTGATAACTACACCTACCCTTATGTTTTGAAGGGTATTGGTTGCATTGGGGAGGTTAGGGAAGGGGAAAAGGTTCATGCTTTTGTGGTTAAAACTGGCCTTGAGTTTGACCCTTATGTGTGTAACTCCTTCATGGATATGTATGCTGAGTTGGGCCTGGTTGAGGGGTTCACCCAGGTGTTTGAGGAAATGCCTGACAGGGATGCAGTTTCTTGGAACATCATGATTTCTGGTTATGTCAGATGCAAGAGGTTTGAGGAGGCTGTTGATGTTTACCGGCGAATGTGGACGGAGAGCAATGAAAAGCCCAATGAAGCCACGGTTGTGAGCACTCTGTCGGCTTGTGCAGTGTTGAGAAATTTGGAGCTTGGCAAGGAAATTCATGATTACATTGCAAGTGAACTGGACCTTACTACTATAATGGGGAATGCTTTGTTGGACATGTATTGTAAGTGTGGGCATGTGAGCGTGGCCAGGGAGATTTTTGATGCAATGACCGTGAAGAATGTGAATTGTTGGACCAGTATGGTAACTGGGTATGTGATCTGTGGTCAGTTGGATCAAGCTAGAAATTTGTTTGAGAGGAGTCCAAGTAGGGATATTGTTCTTTGGACAGCTATGATTAATGGGTATGTGCAATTTAATCGTTTTGAAGAGACAATTGCATTATTTGGGGAGATGCAGATCAGAGGTGTGAAACCAGATAAGTTCATTGTGGTTACTCTCCTTACAGGTTGTGCTCAATCGGGAGCTCTGGAGCAGGGCAAGTGGATTCATAATTACATAGATGAAAACAGAATCAAGGTGGATGCTGTGGTTGGTACTGCCCTTATTGAAATGTATGCTAAATGTGGTTGCATAGAGAAATCTTTCGAAATTTTTAATGGATTGAAGGAAAAGGATACTACCTCATGGACTTCAATTATTTGTGGGCTGGCCATGAATGGTAAACCAAGTGAAGCACTTGAATTGTTTAAAGCAATGCAAACATGTGGGTTAAAACCTGATGATATTACTTTTGTTGCTGTTTTAAGTGCTTGTAGTCATGCAGGATTGGTTGAAGAAGGCCGCAAGTTATTTCATTCCATGTCAAGTATGTATCACATTGAGCCAAATTTAGAGCACTATGGGTGTTTCATTGACCTTCTTGGTCGAGCCGGACTTTTACAAGAGGCAGAGGAGTTGGTGAAGAAGTTACCAGCTCAAAACAATGAAATAATAGTTCCACTCTATGGAGCTTTGCTGAGTGCCTGCAGAACTTATGGCAACATTGATATGGGTGAAAGGCTTGCTACAGCACTGGCAAAAGTTAAATCCAGTGATTCAAGTCTTCATACACTTCTTGCTAGCATTTATGCTTCTGCTGACAGATGGGAAGATGTGAGAAAGgtgagaaataaaatgaaagatctGGGAATCAAAAAGGTGCCAGGATATAGTGCCATTGAGGTGGATGGCAAGTGGCAACAGAGGTTAAGTGAGGGCCCTTTCCCATTTCCGGACAAAAATTGGTCTTCCTGCAGGGGATAG